One Mus musculus strain C57BL/6J chromosome 2, GRCm38.p6 C57BL/6J genomic window, TGCTTTACCATCTTGGCCTCAGATTCCCATACACAAGGGGTTAATAATAGTAGCTACCATGTTAAAGCATTAGTAGGAAGGCATGCATAAGTTAATAATGTGTATAAAACAGTGCCTAAGGCGTAACAAGTACTTCATGGGTATTAGCTATTATTATTTGGGAGGGGTAGGACACACCCCAGCAGGGTTTTAAGGGTTTTTTGGATCAGATGGAGAGCCAGTAAGAAGGGATAAAACCAAGTCCAGTGTGTTGGTGCACAGTTTTAATTTCAGCAGCAACAAGTGGATCcctgagttggaggccatcctggCTTACAAATCCAGCCCGAGGATAGCTGGGGCTACACtaagaaatcctatcttgaaaaacaaacaaagcaaaaggacGAAATTGAgaaatgtgccccccccccccccgcgggaTGACAGTGGTCCAGGAGAGGATACAGGGACTGGAATTGGGATCTCATCAGAGGCCAGGGTTTGGCAGGCTGGCCCTGTGAAGGAGGGAAAAGCATCGAGGAATGCCTTTTCCGATTGcagacctcagtttcctcatctgtaaagcaAAGATAATAACCCCATCCTCTCCTGGAGGGGTTGTTGTGAGCATCAAATGGAGGGGCGGGTGGGCGAATGCTTTATGGGATTGCGAAGTGGGCGGCAGGCCTCTGGGTAAGGGGTTATTATCTCTGGCTGTCAGCTACCCTGTCCCTTGCTGGCGGTCCTGACGCGCTGACTCTGCCCTCAGGCTCCCAAAGCCTGCATATGCTCCAGATCTCCTATTTCCAAGACAACCATCATGTGAGGCATCAGGGCAACGCCTCTCTGGGAAAACTCCTGACACACACGCTGGAAGGCCCCAGCCAAAACGTCACCATCCTCCAGCTACAGCCCTGGCAGGATCCGGAGAGCTGGGAGCGCACAGAGAGTGGCCTGCAGATCTATCTGACCCAGTTCGAAAGCCTGGTGAAGCTGGTATATCGCGAGCGCAAGGAGAACGTGTTCTGTGAGTTGGGTCGCCTGGTCGGAGCTGGTGGGAGCCATGGAGGATGAAAGAGCCTAAAGGGGCTTTGTGGCAGAGCTTGGGCACTAAAGCTAATGCTCTAGACAGCAGGATTTTTGTGAAGGAATGGGTGGGCGTGGTCTTTGGGGCTAGGTAGGTAGGTCGATAGATCGATCAATTGATCGATTGATGAGATACTTCTTGGGGCCGGTGTGACACAGACCTGCTTGGGGACCCTGTCCCTCATCTTCTCTGACCTCCGAAGTTTCACTGAAGATCCTGCCAACTCCTTTTCCTCATAGCGCCCTACCCTTCCCTTCATCCAGCCTCCGACCACCTCTTCTCCTAGATGTTGATGGGCCTGTCCATAGCTCCCTCACAACCCCGGTTCCTCTCAACAACCCGATATCTTGGATGTCTTGTCCAGGAAACCACCACTGCTTTTCACAAGCCTTCTCTGCCCCTTTCTCCCATGGTCCCACGTTTTCATCGCGGCTCCTCGTTACAAGGGCTCCAGTCCCTCTCCTCTGTCCCCaggcatcccttcctcctcccacatCCCCTTTGCCCCTGGTGAACATCCCCCAACACCTAGTACCTTCTCAAGCAAGCACAGAGCTGACCCTATCCCTCTCCATAGTTCCTCTCACTGTTAGCTGCTCCCTGGGCTGCGAGCtgccggaggaggaggaggagggctctGAACCCCATGTCTTCTTCGATGTGGCCGTGAATGGAAGCGCTTTTGTAAGTTTCCGGCCAAAGACTGCCGTGTGGGTGTCAGGCTCCCAGGAGCCCTCCAAAGCAGCCAACTTCACCCTGAAGCAGCTCAATGCCTACAACCGGACTCGGTATGAACTGCAGGAATTTCTTCAGGACACTTGTGTGGAGTTCCTGGAGAACCACATCACCACGCAAAACATGAAAGGTCTGAGGGGATTCTGGCCCTGCCTGTGTGTTGGGGAGGGCATGACTGCCAGGCAAATGAAGGGACATGAGGGATCCCTTGAGCAACAAAATGAGGAGGCTGGAGACTCAGGCGAGGGTACATCCACAAAGCCTAAGTCACTGGGTGACGTCCTTTGAAAGTATAGATGCCTTGGGGTTCGACCCAGACTTCAGACTCCTTGGGGGTATGCTCTTAAACTCACTTTTTGCCTGTTCTGCAGGGAGCCAAACAGGTCGCTCTTACACATCACTGGTCCTGGGCATCCTGATGGGCTGTTTCAT contains:
- the Procr gene encoding endothelial protein C receptor precursor; translated protein: MLTKFLPLLLLLLPGCALCNSDGSQSLHMLQISYFQDNHHVRHQGNASLGKLLTHTLEGPSQNVTILQLQPWQDPESWERTESGLQIYLTQFESLVKLVYRERKENVFFPLTVSCSLGCELPEEEEEGSEPHVFFDVAVNGSAFVSFRPKTAVWVSGSQEPSKAANFTLKQLNAYNRTRYELQEFLQDTCVEFLENHITTQNMKGSQTGRSYTSLVLGILMGCFIIAGVAVGIFMCTSGRRC
- the Procr gene encoding endothelial protein C receptor isoform X1, whose translation is MLTKFLPLLLLLLPGCALCNSDGSQSLHMLQISYFQDNHHVRHQGNASLGKLLTHTLEGPSQNVTILQLQPWQDPESWERTESGLQIYLTQFESLVKLVYRERKENVFFPLTVSCSLGCELPEEEEEGSEPHVFFDVAVNGSAFVSFRPKTAVWVSGSQEPSKAANFTLKQLNAYNRTRYELQEFLQDTCVEFLENHITTQNMKGLRGFWPCLCVGEGMTARQMKGHEGSLEQQNEEAGDSGEGTSTKPKSLGDVL